In Deltaproteobacteria bacterium, the genomic window GATCGTGCAACGAGTTTGGAAGTCGAAGACTCAATGCGCTCATTTGTCTGCTCCGATCAGAGACAGGAACTTCTGCGGCCGGATCGCCCTCACGCCGAAGGCCCCACAACCGCGAAAGTCCCTGATGTTATAAGTCACGATTGCCTCGCATCCGCCACAGACCGCGACCTCAAGCACCATGTCGTCCTTCGGGTCGGCCAGTGTCGGTCGCCAGAGGAAGTGAATCTTTACCTTCCGTGCCGATGCGCAGAGGTAGTCGAGAATGTCCTCGATGACGGGCCTGCGCAACCGGATACCGGCCCCGGGCCTCGTTACGGCATCCGCGTATTCGAAGGCTAAGGCCACGGACATGCAGTGCTCGAATCGTCCGCTTCCGACCAACGACAATAGGCGAAACGCCGCTCCACGCTGAGAGCGGAGCCCAGACACGACAACGTTCGTATCGAGTACCACGGCACGCATACATGCGGTACCGTATGTGATACCTCGCCATCACGCAAGTCAGCCCAACGCGCGGCGCGCTCTTGGGTGTGCGACAAATCTGTGGGTAACGTG contains:
- a CDS encoding putative toxin-antitoxin system toxin component, PIN family produces the protein MRAVVLDTNVVVSGLRSQRGAAFRLLSLVGSGRFEHCMSVALAFEYADAVTRPGAGIRLRRPVIEDILDYLCASARKVKIHFLWRPTLADPKDDMVLEVAVCGGCEAIVTYNIRDFRGCGAFGVRAIRPQKFLSLIGADK